Part of the Palaemon carinicauda isolate YSFRI2023 chromosome 8, ASM3689809v2, whole genome shotgun sequence genome is shown below.
tagaaaaaaaaatccaaaaaaatgaaaaaataaaaaatccagaaaaaaaaatatatatttatatagtggaaaaatatttttagtgtaagtttcagttgagttttagtataGTTTAGTGAATAATCTTTATTGtaaggccttccagatgcaaatggatTATTCAGCAAGAAGgattcagtagagggaagaagtctcacttgttttggaatgcactgtcccttgtcaaagattcacctgtactgtttctttgtcaggtggacagatgcagaagaaacaagtgtgacttcttttagtacgctgtttccCCTCAAGAATATTCCATTGTTCTGGAGTAGTGGATAAGGATTATGTTTATAgctgtaaaagaaataaataaataacaaaaaaatttatatatatatatttttagcataagtttcagttgaactttttagtataattttaagttgaatttttcagtttactgctgtgaacttagaaaaaataaaaatccaaaaaaataaaaaaaataaaaaaatccaaaaaaaataaaaaaataaaaaaaagtaaaaatatatatatagtggaaaaatatttttagtataagtttcagttgaattttttagtataaattttagttgaattttttagtataagtttcagttgaatttttcagtttagtgctgtgaacttagaaaaaaataaaaatccaaaaaaaaaataaaataatgaaaaatccaaaaaaaaatatatatatatatatatagtggaaaaatatttttaatgtaagtttcagttgagttttagtatagtttagtaaataagcttttaatgtaaggccttccagatgcaaatggaatgttctgcaagaaggattcagcagagggaagaagtcccaattgaaggaagaaagagagaaacttAGAGCTGACAGGGCgcaagattatgaaaaactggaatttttatgcaaaataaaaGACCTTGAGATAATGGAACGGAATATGATTGCGGAGAAGTTTGAAactgaaaaagaagaaatgaaaaaggcGCATATTAACAACATGGAGCAACTGGATAAACTGAAAAGTGTCGTTTGTGAACTGAAGGCAGAAAACGAGAGGCTGGTAGCTGAGAAGGCCGAAGTTCATAGAGCTGAGAATAATGATGAACATAGGAGGAAAAGCTTATTGATGGCTGGCTTATTTACGCAGATGAACAACAGGTACAAAGAAGCGGTAGAAATTTTCACCGAAGCCTTGAGTATGGAGACGCACTACGAAGAAGAAACAGCTCTTCTACATGTCCTTCGGGCTAAAGCAAACTCTGCCACTGAGAAGCCTCCTCATATGGATATTGTTTTGGACTGTTCAATGGCTATCGAGAAAGGTCTGGAAGGATGGAAAGCGTACATGTTACGAGGGAGGCACCTCGTCAAACTTGGCATTTTCGACGCAGCCTTGAAGGACTTCGAAACGGTAAAGGTTAAGAAATCAGAGAAATTTCTAAAAATCATTGAAGATACTAAAGCACTGCAGAAGGAATGGGAAGAAAAGGGTCACTATGAGATTCTGGGTTTGGAACAGACAGCCACAAAGGCAGAAATTATAAGATCCTTCAAGGACTTGTCTATGAAGTTCCACCCAGACAGGCATCGGGACAAACCCGAATTcctacaggaggcattcgaggagaagtacaAAAAGGTGGTCAACGCTAAACTTATTCTAGTGGACGAAGGAAACCGAAGAGATTACGATGAAGAGCTACGCCACGAGAAGAAATACGATCACTGGTATCACCGGTATCGTCAGGAGCCAACAAGGCATCAGCCAGGGCAGTGGAACCAACAGCGTTGGCAGTACGATCAAGGACGCCCAAGAAGGCAAGAGGATCGTCATTACGATCAAGGACGCCCAAGATGGCAAGAGGATCGTCAGTACAATCAAGGACCAAGAAGGGATCAACATCAACACTATTATTAAGGATGTCGTAATGTGTAAAGGACCGATAattgcagtttagtgcagtgaacatgaaaaaaaaaaataaaaataaaaataaattatagtgGAAAAAtctttttagtataagtttcagttgaattttttttgtataattttcagttgaatttttcagtttagtgctgtgaacttaaaaaaaaatgaaaatccaaagtataaaaaataaaaaatccagaaaaaaaaatatatatatagtggaaaaatatttctagtataagtttcagttgagttttagtataGTTTAGTGAATAAGCTTAATTGTAAGGtcttccagatgcaaatggaatataTTGCAAg
Proteins encoded:
- the LOC137645440 gene encoding dnaJ homolog subfamily C member 7 homolog; translation: MERNMIAEKFETEKEEMKKAHINNMEQLDKLKSVVCELKAENERLVAEKAEVHRAENNDEHRRKSLLMAGLFTQMNNRYKEAVEIFTEALSMETHYEEETALLHVLRAKANSATEKPPHMDIVLDCSMAIEKGLEGWKAYMLRGRHLVKLGIFDAALKDFETVKVKKSEKFLKIIEDTKALQKEWEEKGHYEILGLEQTATKAEIIRSFKDLSMKFHPDRHRDKPEFLQEAFEEKYKKVVNAKLILVDEGNRRDYDEELRHEKKYDHWYHRYRQEPTRHQPGQWNQQRWQYDQGRPRRQEDRHYDQGRPRWQEDRQYNQGPRRDQHQHYY